One genomic region from Prunus persica cultivar Lovell chromosome G3, Prunus_persica_NCBIv2, whole genome shotgun sequence encodes:
- the LOC18784330 gene encoding cysteine-rich receptor-like protein kinase 42, whose amino-acid sequence MYAKTTTWVIFFFLVFSVSLSDPRTNQATLSCGTLKPPPNASFIPTFVKEMESLSQLITTHHWGTHFVNSTPPMYGLAQCFQDLSHTDCLLCYAASRTKIPRCLPSLSATIFLDGCYLRYDNYSFYQQPTDPSRDAVICSSSSKPEIENEDRMEFVKNVGFAIRNVTKAAVDNGGFGVAQVKGSVYALAQCWKTVGRDGCRACLEKGGEAVRGCAPKKEGRALNAGCYLRYSTEKFYNDEEQAEHMADHGHGLSVSRGIIIAVVLAAAAFILLSLFAAYAGYAKLVQIKQERSGVGLASISINKYSSLKFKYETLEKATDYFNSSRKIGQGGGGSVFKGTLPNGKTVAVKRLIYNTRQWVDDFFNEVNLISGIQHKHLVKLLGCSIEGPESLLVYEYVPNKSLDHFLFDKNKVRILTWNERLNIIVGTAEGLAYLHEGSTIRIIHRDIKSGNVLLDENLSPKIADFGLARCFAADQSHLSTGIAGTLGYMAPEYLVQGQLTEKADVYSFGVLVLEIVSGKRNSTFRQDWDDSDSLLHKVWKLYISNDLARAIDPCLRDDFPAEEASRVLQIGLLCTQASVALRPSMAEVVAMLTNKERVAVPNQPPFLNATGSSTINRSSYSANSSISNALTKVEASCTSTESSSMRSSYGDFKNRTSFAQ is encoded by the exons ATGTATGCCAAAACCACAACATgggtcatcttcttcttcttggttttctctgtttctctctcagaTCCAAGAACCAACCAAGCAACACTCTCCTGCGGCACTCTCAAACCTCCACCAAACGCCAGCTTCATCCCCACTTTTGTCAAAGAAATGGAAAGCCTTTCCCAGCTTATCACCACCCATCATTGGGGCACCCACTTTGTTAATTCCACACCGCCCATGTACGGCTTAGCCCAATGCTTCCAAGACCTCTCACACACTGACTGCCTCCTCTGCTACGCCGCTAGTCGCACTAAAATCCCTCGCTGCCTCCCCTCCCTTTCCGCTACCATTTTTCTCGACGGTTGCTACCTCCGTTATGATAACTACAGCTTCTACCAACAACCCACAGACCCTTCTCGTGACGCCGTGATCTGCAGCTCGTCATCGAAACCCGAGATTGAAAATGAAGATCGAATGGAGTTTGTGAAGAATGTCGGGTTTGCGATTCGTAATGTTACTAAGGCTGCTGTTGACAATGGTGGATTTGGGGTGGCACAAGTGAAAGGGTCGGTTTATGCTCTGGCTCAGTGTTGGAAAACTGTAGGGCGTGATGGGTGCAGAGCTTGCTTGGAGAAGGGAGGTGAGGCAGTGAGAGGATGTGCACCAAAGAAGGAAGGGAGGGCTTTGAATGCTGGGTGTTATTTGAGATATTCAACTGAGAAATTCTATAATGATGAAGAACAAGCAGAGCATATGGCAGATCATGGtcatg ggTTGTCAGTAAGTAGAGGAATCATCATAGCAGTGGTTTTGGCAGCAGCTGCCTTCATATTGCTGTCTCTCTTTGCTGCTTATGCAGGCTATGCAAAATTGGTACAGATTAAACAAG AGCGCAGTGGTGTAGGGTTGGCTTCAATAAGCATTAACAAGTACTCTAGCTTGAAGTTCAAGTATGAAACACTTGAAAAGGCCACAGATTATTTCAACTCCTCTAGAAAAATTGGGCAAGGAGGAGGTGGTTCTGTGTTCAAGGGGACTCTTCCAAATGGAAAAACAGTAGCGGTCAAGAGATTGATCTACAATACCAGGCAATGGGTAGATGACTTCTTCAATGAAGTAAATTTAATCAGTGGAATTCAGCACAAGCACCTTGTCAAGCTTTTAGGTTGTAGCATTGAAGGCCCTGAGAGCTTGCTGGTTTATGAGTATGTGCCTAACAAGAGCCTCGATCACTTCCTTTTCG ATAAGAACAAGGTTCGGATTCTGACTTGGAATGAGCGGTTGAATATTATTGTTGGAACAGCTGAAGGGCTTGCCTATCTTCACGAAGGCTCCACAATAAGAATAATCCACAGGGACATAAAAAGCGGCAATGTTCTTCTGGATGAGAATCTCAGCCCAAAGATCGCAGACTTCGGCCTTGCTCGGTGTTTTGCTGCCGACCAGTCTCATCTTAGCACTGGCATTGCCGGAACGCT AGGTTATATGGCTCCCGAGTATCTTGTTCAAGGGCAATTGACAGAGAAAGCAGACGTTTACAGCTTCGGCGTGCTAGTTCTTGAGATTGTGTCTGGTAAGAGAAACAGCACCTTCAGACAAGACTGGGATGACTCGGATTCACTCTTACACAAG GTTTGGAAACTCTACATATCGAATGACCTAGCTAGAGCCATTGATCCTTGCTTGAGAGATGATTTTCCTGCAGAAGAAGCATCAAGAGTACTTCAAATTGGGCTTTTGTGCACGCAGGCTTCTGTTGCTTTAAGACCATCCATGGCTGAAGTAGTTGCAATGCTGACCAATAAAGAAAGGGTAGCAGTACCGAATCAGCCTCCTTTTCTAAATGCCACAGGCAGCAGCACAATTAACAGATCTTCTTATAGCGCAAACAGCTCCATATCAAATGCATTAACAAAAGTTGAAGCGTCCTGCACCTCCACAGAGTCCTCTAGCATGCGTAGCTCATATGGGGATTTCAAGAACCGTACAAGTTTTGCACAATAA